In the genome of Halapricum salinum, one region contains:
- a CDS encoding ZIP family metal transporter, with protein sequence MAVADQFVEVFGSDPLIHGLVGGLFIASLNLLGASLVLVWKDPSERMLDAALGFAAGVMMAAAFTSLIIPGIELTPEAVGWATGFLQPVPVLAGVLLGALALDRGDVIVPHAHYLLTGRKRSDAANPGDSVPSVDDPRVASVVLFILAITLHNMPEGLAVGVGFGAAGGETAGVGEALALMLAIGIQNVPEGLAVSVAAINAGFDRKMYALFAGVRAGVVEIPLAVAGAVAVVIFEPLLPWAMGFAAGAMLFVISDEIVPETHTRGHERVATLGLMLGVVVMLYLDIALAG encoded by the coding sequence GTGGCGGTCGCCGACCAGTTCGTCGAGGTGTTCGGCAGCGATCCGCTGATACACGGCCTCGTCGGCGGGCTGTTCATCGCGTCGCTGAATCTGCTCGGTGCGTCGCTGGTACTCGTCTGGAAGGATCCCAGCGAGCGCATGCTGGACGCCGCACTCGGGTTCGCCGCGGGCGTGATGATGGCCGCGGCGTTCACGAGCCTCATCATCCCCGGGATCGAGTTGACCCCCGAGGCCGTCGGGTGGGCGACGGGATTCCTCCAGCCCGTGCCCGTCCTCGCTGGCGTCCTCCTCGGGGCGCTCGCGCTCGACCGCGGTGACGTGATCGTCCCGCACGCCCACTACCTGCTGACGGGTCGGAAACGCTCTGACGCCGCCAACCCCGGCGATTCGGTTCCGTCGGTCGACGATCCGCGGGTCGCCTCGGTCGTGCTGTTCATCCTCGCGATCACGCTGCACAACATGCCCGAGGGCCTCGCGGTCGGCGTCGGCTTCGGGGCCGCCGGCGGAGAAACGGCGGGCGTCGGCGAGGCGCTCGCGCTCATGCTCGCCATCGGCATCCAGAACGTCCCCGAGGGACTCGCGGTGTCCGTCGCGGCGATCAACGCCGGCTTCGATCGGAAGATGTACGCGCTGTTCGCTGGCGTCCGGGCCGGCGTCGTCGAGATCCCGCTGGCCGTGGCGGGCGCGGTGGCCGTCGTGATCTTCGAGCCACTGCTGCCGTGGGCGATGGGCTTTGCCGCGGGCGCGATGCTCTTCGTCATCAGCGACGAGATCGTCCCCGAGACCCACACCCGCGGCCACGAACGCGTCGCGACGCTCGGGCTCATGCTCGGGGTCGTTGTCATGCTGTATCTCGATATCGCACTGGCCGGGTGA
- a CDS encoding tail fiber domain-containing protein, translating into MSEAPDSENVDSTEATESLATMAVVSNYKVLGQFTDYQGAGVLGRNDAGSGTPIGVQGAVPNSSSGYGLATPDDMRLAGILDTDETDFRVQAGTTSTKEGQNVILGHASNHVADAVVGATIGGGGWDDGAVAFTNEVYDNYNTIAGGQRNVTGSPNDDDPTTSEYATIGGGYNNEAAGEASTVAGGDKNQASGYAATIAGGSNNSIHSMATEATIGGGGSNSAERGRATVAGGGGNAARGEKSTIGGGFGNEATLTAATVGGGDSNRAYAQYATVGGGQNNEGSGKNATVSGGDSNLAFGEWSVVGGGQYNDVMASHATIAGGGSTDGTDATGNAVYDDYGTVGGGGNNQAGMDDSTSNAIYAVVGGGQDNTASAARTTVGGGEANTASAQHATVSGGTSNSVTAAKGTVAGGEKNQVQETQAVVVGGVENIASGTQSVVAGGFDNEIKSGALQAAVGGGYFNIADGDRATIPGGRGNKATGKVSFAAGYRAQAVDDGAFVWADDQGATNFSSSGQVGTSDPTGANTFSARAYGGVRFATGSSKVTYISSGSTGWSTSSSRAVKTNVSPFEPDAALSGVEEMDVCTWEYEDEDGEGAGVTHVGPMAEDFHEAFEADLGDSDEHINSINADGLAFAAIQGLSERLERKEERIDELEAENEQLRERLEEIEAHVGLDNGT; encoded by the coding sequence ATGTCAGAGGCACCCGATTCAGAGAACGTGGATTCGACCGAGGCGACTGAGTCGCTGGCGACGATGGCGGTCGTCTCGAACTACAAGGTTCTGGGGCAGTTCACCGACTACCAGGGCGCCGGCGTGCTGGGACGGAACGACGCCGGGAGCGGGACGCCCATCGGCGTGCAGGGGGCAGTGCCGAACAGTAGCAGTGGGTACGGGCTGGCGACGCCAGACGATATGCGGCTGGCGGGGATCCTCGACACCGACGAGACCGACTTCAGGGTGCAGGCGGGGACGACATCAACCAAGGAAGGACAGAACGTGATCCTTGGGCACGCGAGTAACCACGTCGCGGACGCCGTGGTTGGCGCGACGATCGGTGGCGGCGGGTGGGACGACGGAGCCGTCGCGTTCACCAATGAAGTGTACGATAACTACAACACGATCGCAGGCGGCCAGCGAAACGTCACTGGATCGCCGAACGACGACGATCCGACCACATCGGAGTACGCGACGATTGGTGGGGGCTACAATAACGAGGCGGCCGGTGAAGCTTCGACAGTCGCTGGCGGGGATAAGAACCAGGCGAGCGGATACGCCGCGACCATCGCAGGTGGGTCCAATAACAGTATACATTCGATGGCCACCGAGGCGACGATCGGTGGGGGCGGTAGCAATTCCGCAGAGAGGGGCCGAGCCACCGTCGCAGGCGGCGGGGGGAACGCAGCGAGGGGAGAGAAATCGACGATCGGCGGGGGCTTCGGCAACGAGGCCACGCTGACCGCTGCGACTGTCGGCGGCGGTGATTCCAACAGGGCCTATGCACAGTACGCGACGGTTGGCGGCGGACAGAACAACGAGGGCAGCGGCAAAAACGCGACAGTTAGCGGCGGCGATTCGAACCTCGCCTTTGGCGAGTGGTCGGTCGTCGGTGGTGGCCAGTACAACGACGTGATGGCGAGCCACGCGACGATCGCCGGCGGCGGCAGCACCGACGGCACCGACGCGACGGGCAACGCGGTCTACGACGACTACGGTACAGTGGGCGGCGGCGGGAACAACCAGGCTGGGATGGACGACAGTACCTCCAATGCCATCTACGCCGTCGTCGGTGGCGGCCAGGACAACACGGCCTCGGCCGCTCGCACGACTGTCGGAGGTGGAGAGGCTAACACCGCCAGTGCCCAGCACGCGACCGTCAGCGGCGGGACGAGCAACAGTGTGACTGCCGCGAAAGGGACGGTCGCCGGCGGGGAGAAAAACCAGGTCCAGGAGACCCAGGCCGTCGTCGTCGGGGGGGTCGAGAACATCGCATCCGGGACACAGTCGGTGGTCGCTGGCGGCTTCGACAACGAAATCAAGTCTGGTGCACTCCAGGCAGCCGTTGGCGGTGGGTACTTCAACATCGCCGATGGCGACCGCGCGACGATCCCCGGTGGGAGAGGAAACAAGGCGACCGGGAAGGTCAGTTTCGCCGCCGGCTACCGCGCTCAGGCCGTCGACGATGGCGCATTCGTCTGGGCCGATGACCAGGGTGCCACGAATTTCAGTTCTTCCGGTCAGGTCGGTACCTCCGATCCCACCGGTGCAAATACGTTCAGCGCTCGCGCCTACGGTGGGGTTCGGTTCGCCACGGGGTCGAGCAAAGTGACCTACATCTCTTCGGGGTCGACGGGCTGGTCGACCTCCTCTTCGCGAGCGGTCAAGACCAACGTCAGCCCCTTCGAACCCGACGCCGCACTCTCCGGTGTCGAAGAGATGGACGTCTGCACCTGGGAGTACGAAGACGAGGACGGCGAGGGTGCAGGCGTGACCCACGTCGGGCCGATGGCCGAGGACTTCCACGAGGCCTTCGAGGCCGACCTGGGTGATAGCGACGAGCACATCAACTCCATAAACGCCGACGGGTTGGCCTTCGCCGCCATCCAGGGCCTCTCGGAGCGGCTCGAGCGGAAGGAAGAGCGGATCGACGAATTGGAGGCCGAGAACGAACAGTTGCGCGAGCGCCTGGAAGAGATCGAGGCACACGTCGGACTGGACAACGGGACCTGA
- a CDS encoding thioredoxin family protein, with amino-acid sequence MSSTPSFDPDQPPERPVDLADSEALDSLVETYPRVLVEFYTDGCGICASMEPILGGLARSGVVVGTINPRNDPPLIDQFDIASVPTFVLFVDGEPVDRLSDGFVPSEELQDFATT; translated from the coding sequence ATGTCTTCGACTCCATCGTTCGATCCCGATCAGCCGCCGGAGCGACCCGTCGATCTGGCCGACAGCGAGGCGCTCGATTCGCTGGTCGAGACGTATCCGCGCGTGCTCGTCGAGTTCTATACAGATGGCTGTGGGATCTGTGCCTCGATGGAGCCCATCCTCGGCGGGCTCGCCCGGTCGGGTGTCGTCGTCGGAACGATCAATCCCCGGAACGATCCGCCGCTGATCGACCAGTTCGACATCGCGAGCGTCCCGACGTTCGTGCTGTTCGTCGACGGCGAGCCGGTCGACCGCCTCTCGGACGGGTTCGTCCCGAGCGAGGAGTTACAGGATTTCGCGACCACGTGA
- a CDS encoding TetR/AcrR family transcriptional regulator, whose amino-acid sequence MDVANGDPEWEPNETRIELLEAAREAMCKHGFADLTMQSIADESEKSKAALHYHFDTKAELLAETLAYLLAEFLSEVDIGEEGDPEQRLRALVEAMLFGPNGRDGDSSGHWEFHTALLEVQSHAPHDETFQAQFTDNYDHVRHLVTDIIDNGIEQGVFREVDADRTAAHIMAAIKGARVNQVATTREDIAATVHDSLLEQVIDPLVVE is encoded by the coding sequence ATGGACGTTGCGAACGGGGATCCGGAGTGGGAGCCGAACGAGACGCGGATCGAGTTGCTGGAGGCAGCCCGGGAAGCGATGTGCAAGCACGGCTTCGCGGATCTGACGATGCAGTCGATCGCCGACGAGTCCGAGAAGAGTAAGGCAGCGCTTCACTATCACTTCGACACGAAAGCCGAATTGTTGGCCGAGACGCTGGCGTATCTGCTGGCGGAGTTTCTCTCGGAGGTCGACATCGGCGAGGAGGGCGATCCGGAACAGCGACTGCGGGCGCTCGTCGAGGCGATGCTGTTCGGGCCGAACGGCCGCGACGGCGACTCCAGCGGCCACTGGGAGTTTCACACGGCGCTGCTGGAGGTCCAGTCACACGCACCCCACGACGAGACGTTCCAGGCGCAGTTCACCGACAACTACGACCACGTTCGACACCTCGTGACCGACATCATCGACAACGGGATCGAGCAGGGCGTCTTCCGCGAGGTCGACGCCGACCGGACGGCGGCACACATCATGGCCGCGATCAAAGGTGCGCGAGTCAACCAGGTCGCGACCACCCGCGAGGACATCGCCGCGACCGTCCACGACTCGTTGCTGGAGCAGGTCATCGATCCGCTGGTCGTCGAGTAG